Part of the Streptomyces sp. NBC_01353 genome, CCACACAGGCGTCGAGCAGCTCGCCCGTCGTGGTGTGCCCGGGCTCCGAGACCAGGTTGTACGGGCCCGAGAGCCCGGCCTCCGCCGCGTCGAGCGTCCACTCGGCCAGATCGCGGGCGTCGATGTACTGGAGCGGCAGCTCGCGCGGTCCCGGCGCGAGGACCGGGCCGCCCCGGGCGATGCGGCCCAGCCACCACGGCAGCCGGCCGATGTTCTCGTACGGGCCGATGATCAGCCCCGCGCGGACGAGGAGGGAGCGGTCCGCACCGAAGGCATCGACCGTCGCCAGCTCGCCGCCCCGCTTGGCCTCGCCGTACGGCACCTCGCCCGCGTCCGGCGAGCCCTCGACCAGCGGACCGTCCTCGGCCAGACCCGCGGCCGGCGGCCAGGCGTAGACGGAACGGCTCGACACGTAGACGAAGCGGTCCACCCGGTCCTCGAGCAGCCGGGCCGCGTCCCGGACCACCGAGGGCGCCGCGGACCAGGTGTCCACGACCACGTCCCAGGAGGACTTCTCGTCGTCGGTGAGGGCGGCCAGCCCGCCCGGGGCGATGCGGTCGCCGATCAACGAGACGGCCCCCGCCGGCGGCTCATGCCGGCCACGGTGGAAGACCGTCACCTCCCAGCCCCGCGCGAGCGCGGCCTCGGCGACAGCGCGCCCCACGAACTCGGTACCACCCAAGATCAAAAGTCTCATGCCACGACTGTGCCTCGCCGGAGGGAGAAGTGCCCAGCCGTTCCTCTACGGGAGAAATGCAGGGTGGTGGTCGGGGAAGGCGCGGCGGGGTGGGCGGGGAATCGCGGCGGGGTGGGCGGGAGAAATACGGAGGTGGTCTCCCGCTCCCGGCCACGGGGTGTCACCATGGCCGAATCATGACCGATGCCCGCTCGCCGATACGCGCCCTGCGAGCCGCACTTTTCGCGGCGGTGTGCGTGTCATTGGCGGCCGTGGGGCATTCGTCCATGTCTGCGCACGACCTTCCCGCGGGATCGCTGTACACGGCCTTCGCCGTCACGGCCGCCCTCTCCTGGCCGGCCACCGGCCGCCGGCGCGGGGCGTACACGATCTCCGGCGGCCTGGTCGCCGTACAGGCGGCCCTGCACCTGATCTTCTCCGCCGGGGAGGAGCGGGGCACCACGGACCACACGGCGATGGCGGACCACGCGGCGGCCATGGGCCACACGGCCATGGACCCCTCGATGCTTCCGGTGATGGAGGCGGCCGCCGGCCACTCCTCCCTCGGCATGATCGGCGCCCACCTCCTCGCCGCCCTGGTCTGCGGACTCTGGCTGGCCCGAGGTGAAGCCGCGCTCTTCGCACTCGCCCGGACCGTCGGGGCGCTCGCCTTCACCCCGCTGCGCCTGCTCCTCGCCGTCGTCCGCGTCCCCGAACTCCCGCACCCCGTACGCCCGCGCCCGCACACCCGCCGGCTGCACGGCGTCGTCCTCGCGCACACACTCTCCCGGCGCGGCCCGCCCCGGCTGTCCGTACCCCGCGCCACAGCCCTCGGAGCACACGTCTGACCCGGGGGCCGATTCCCCCTGTCGACACCGACTCCTAGGACAGTCATGACCATTGACGATCCCGCGCGCCCGGACACTGCGGAAGCGCCCACCACCCCCGACGCGGCCGCCGCGAGCGGCGGCGGAAAGGGGACCTGGAGCGCCCTGCGCCCCCTCGTCCTGCGCCTGCACTTCTACGCCGGCGTTCTCATCGCCCCCTTCCTGCTGATCGCCGCCGCCAGCGGCCTGCTCTACGCGCTCTCGTTCCAGGCGGAGAAGGTCGTCTACGCGCACGAGCTGGAGGTCCCCGTCGGCGACAAGGTCCTGCCGCTCTCGCAGCAGGTCCACGCCGCCACCAAGGTCAACCCCAACGGCACCGTCACCGCCGTCTGGCCCTCCGCCGAGGACGGCGCCACCACCCGCGTCCTCATGGCCGACCCCGACGTCGAGGAAGGCAAGTCCCTCGCCGTCTTCGTCGACCCGTACACCGCCGAAGTACGCGGACAACTGCCCAGCTACGGCGGCTCGGGCGCCCTTCCGCTGCGCACCTGGATCGACGAACTCCACCGCGATCTGCACCTCGGCGACCTCGGCCGCAACTACAGCGAACTGGCCGCCAGCTGGCTGTGGGTGATAGCCCTCGGCGGTCTGGCGCTCTGGATCGGCCGCAAGCGGAAGAACCGTCGCGCCCTCCTCGTCCCCGAGCGCGGCCCGAAGTCGCGCCGCCGCACGCTGTCCTGGCACGGCACGGTCGGCCTGTGGGCCGTCACCGGACTGGTCCTGCTCTCCGCCACCGGCCTGACCTGGTCGCGGTACGCGGGCGAGAACATCGGCGCGGTCCAGGACCAGCTCGGCGGCGCCACCCCGACCGTCTCCGCGACCCTCGAAGGCGCGGCCGGCGGCTCCTCGGAGCACGAGGGCCACGGCGGCGGTCACCAGGCCCCGGCCGCCAAGGGCCCGGACGTCGGCATCGACCGGATCGTCGAGGCGGCCCGCGCGGAGGGCATCGAGGGCAAGACGTCCGTCGTCCTGCCCTCCGAGGGCAAGGGGTACGTGGTCAAGGAGACCGACACCCAGTTCCCCGTCCACCTGGACTCGGTGGCGGTGGACCCGGCCGACGGCGCGGTCATGGACGAGCTCCGGTTCGCCGACTACCCGGTGCTCGCCCAGCTGACCCGCTTCGGCATCGACGCCCACACGGGTGTCTTCCTGGGCCTGTTCAACCAGCTGGCGCTCGCGGCCCTGGCGCTCTCGCTGATCCTGCTGATCCTGTGGGGCTACCGGATGTGGTGGCTCCGCCGCCCCGGCCGGCCGGTCGCGCGCGGTGCCTGGCGGAAGGTTCCGGCGACGATGCTGCTGCCACTGCTCGCGGCGACGGCCCTCGTGGGCTGGTTCGTCCCGATGCTGGGCATCAGCCTGCTGGCGTTCCTGGTGGTCGACCTCGCCCTCGGCCTGGTGGCCAGGGCGAGGTCCCGGGCCTGATCACGGCGTGTACTTGTAGCCCACCCGCCGCACGGTCTGGATCGTGCGGCGGTGCTCGGCGCCCAGCTTGCGGCGCAGCCGGGCGACATGGACGTCGACGGTCCGCCCGTCGCCCACATGCCCGTACCCCCAGACCGTCGTGACCAACTGGTCGCGGGTGTGCACCCGGTGGGGGTGGGCGACGAGGTGGGCGAGCAGTTCGAACTCGAGGTACGTGAGATCCATCGGCTGCCCGTCCACGACGGCGGTCCGCTGCGCGTTGTCGATGGCCACCGGCCCCTGCTCCTCGGCCACGGGGCCGGGGCCGGGGGCCGGCGCGGGCTCCTCCTGGTCGACGGGCAGCAGCACCAGGTACCCGACCATCGGCGGCCGCCCGGGCAGCGTGGGCAGCGCGTTCGGAGGCGCGGGAAGCAGCGTGGCGCCCGGGGGCAGGAAGTCCGCGACCCGGGAGAGGTCGACGACCTCGTCGGGATCGACGGCACGAAGCCGGGGCCGAAGGGGACGGACGGCGGTCAGGGACGCGGTACCGGTCTGGGTGTGGGCCATGAGGGCTCAGCTCTTTCGCGCGAAGAAACGAACGGACGGGTGTCGTACGTCATGCGCGTCGGCCGAAGGCCGCGGAACCGGACGGAGGCCGGTCGGGCGTTAGGGGGTCGACGCGTTCCTCACGCGCCGACAGCACCGGTCGAAGTCGTGGTGCTGCCGGGAAGGCCAGAACGGCTCGAGGTCGAAGCGACCCGTCGCGGTGTCGTTCTGCTTGCTGGCCATATCCCTATTGAACCAGAAGGGAATGCCGCCGACGAGTCCCACCCCGGCCAAACCCCCTGTCGTCCTTGCCACATACGAGAAGGGGCGCCCACCGTGAACGGTGGGCGCCCCTTCGGGAAGCAGTGCGGATCAGACCTGGCCGGCCTTCTCCAGGGCCTCGCAGCAGGTGTCCACCAGGAGGCGGGTCACCGTGTACGGGTCCACGTTCGCGTTCGGGCGGCGGTCCTCGATGTAGCCCTTCTGGTCCTGCTCGACCTGCCACGGGATACGGACCGAGGCGCCGCGGTCCGAGACGCCGTAGGAGTACTGGTCCCACGGGGCGGTCTCGTGCAGACCCGTCAGGCGGTCGTCGATGCCGGCGCCGTAGTTCTTGACGTGGTCGAGCGGCTTCGAGCCCTCGCCCAGCGACTCGGCCGCGGTGATGATCGCGTCGTAGCCCTCGCGCATCGCCTTCGTCGAGAAGTTGGTGTGCGCGCCCGCGCCGTTCCAGTCGCCCTTCACCGGCTTCGGGTCCAGCGTCGCCGAGACCTTGAAGTCCTCGGCCGTGCGGTAGAGCAGCCAGCGCGCGATCCACAGCTGGTCCGCGACCTCGAGCGGCGCCAGCGGGCCGACCTGGAACTCCCACTGGCCCGGCATGACCTCGGCGTTGATGCCGGAGATGCCCAGGCCCGCCGTCAGGCAGTTCTCCAGGTGCGCCTCGACGATGTCACGGCCGAAGATCTCGTCGGCGCCGACACCGCAGTAGTAGCCGCCCTGCGGGGCCGGGAAGCCGCCGACCGGGAAGCCGAGCGGGCGCTCGCCGTCGAAGAAGGTGTACTCCTGCTCGATGCCGAAGATCGGCTCCTGCGCGGCGTACTTCGCGTAGACCTCGGCCAGCGCGGCACGCGTGTTGGACTCGTGCGGCGTCATGTCCGTGTTGAGGACCTCGCACATCACCAGGATGTCGGCGCCGCCGCGGATCGGGTCCGGGCAGACGAAGACCGGCTTGAGGACACGGTCCGAGGCGTGGCCCTTGGCCTGGTTCGTGCTGGATCCGTCGAAGCCCCAGATCGGCAGCTCCTCCAGCGTGGCGCCCGTGCCCGGCAGAATCTTCGTCTTGGAGCGAAGCTTCGCGGTCGGCTCGGTGCCGTCGATCCAGATGTACTCAGCCTTGAAGGTCACGGGGTCTCATCCTTTGGCGTGCTGCTGCGGGGTTTGCTGCGGCTCGCGACGCTGCGAGAGCTGCGTTGTGTGTCTGCGCGCAGCTTCGCAACACGGGATTTCCCGCCCGTTGCTCGTTTGTGAACCCCGTGTTACCGGAGTCCCGGCATGATCGCGTCACCTTGGTGAACCCCTGAGGCGACGGCCGTGGAGCCCGGGCCGCTCAACCAGGATCCATGCCGCGCTGAGATCCAAGATCGACGGTAAACGACACAGTTTGCCTTCCGAAGCAGGCACCTGTCTTGATTTTCAGGAAGTTCCTCGGCCTTGGGCAGGCTGGGCAGGGAGCGTGGAGCGTATGCAGCTGCGCTACAACTTTCGTGTGTATCCGGATGCCTCGCAGCGCTCCGCGCTGGCGAAGGCGTTCGGGTGCGCTCGTGTGGTGTGGAACGACTGTCTGCGTGATCGCAGAGAGGCGCATGCGGCGGGCCTGCCGTATGTGAAGTCGGCAGAGTTGTCCCGCGTGCGTATCACGCAGGCCAAGCGCAACGCAGAACGTGCTTGGCTGGCGGACGTGTCGGCGGTCGTGCTGCAACAGTCCCTACGGGATCTGGACACCGCCTACAAGAACTTCTTCGACTCCGTCGGCGGTAAACGCAAGGGGCGGAGGGTATCCCCACCCCGGTACAAGTCGAAGAAGGACGCGCGCCAGTCGATCCGGCTGAACACCAACGCCTTCTCTCTCCAGGAGGACGGCCGCGTGTATGTGGCCAAGATCGGCACCATCAAGGTGAAATGGTCGCGGCGGCTTCCGGCCGCACCCACGTCCCTCACGGTCGTCCTGGATTCGTCGGGTCGGTACTTCATGAGTTTTGTCGTGAACACCGAACCGGAGGTTCTGCCTGAGGTCGAGTCCGAGGTCGGTATCGACCTGGGACTCACAACCTTCGCCGTCCTGTCCGACGGCACGAAGATCTCGTCTCCGAGGTTCCTGCGTCGCTCCGAGAAGAAGCTCAGGCGACTGCAGAAGGACTTGTCCCGGAAGGTGAAGGGGTCGAAGAACCGGGCCAAGGCTCGGATCAAGTTGGCGCGGCAGCATGCCAAAGTGGCCGACCGGCGGCGGGACTGGCACCACAAGGCATCCACACAGATCATCCGCGACAACCAAGCGGTGTATGTGGAAGACCTCGCGGTAGCCGGGCTTGCCCGCACACGCCTGGCCAAGTCCGTACACGACGCTGGATGGTCCGCGTTCGTGAATATGCTGGAGTACAAGGCTGCCAGACACGGACGGTACTTCGGGAAGATCGGCCGCTTCGAGCCGACCTCCCAGGTCTGCTCCTCCTGCGGCATCAAGGACGGCCCCAAGCCTCTCCATGTCCGCGAGTGGACCTGCA contains:
- a CDS encoding NAD-dependent epimerase/dehydratase family protein, yielding MRLLILGGTEFVGRAVAEAALARGWEVTVFHRGRHEPPAGAVSLIGDRIAPGGLAALTDDEKSSWDVVVDTWSAAPSVVRDAARLLEDRVDRFVYVSSRSVYAWPPAAGLAEDGPLVEGSPDAGEVPYGEAKRGGELATVDAFGADRSLLVRAGLIIGPYENIGRLPWWLGRIARGGPVLAPGPRELPLQYIDARDLAEWTLDAAEAGLSGPYNLVSEPGHTTTGELLDACVGATGSDAELRWTDPEKLLEAGVEPWSDLPVWIPPGEAYDAMHTADVSKALATGLRCRPVAETVQDTWAWLQSIGGSAPQRPDRPSVGLDPEREAALLSD
- a CDS encoding PepSY domain-containing protein is translated as MTIDDPARPDTAEAPTTPDAAAASGGGKGTWSALRPLVLRLHFYAGVLIAPFLLIAAASGLLYALSFQAEKVVYAHELEVPVGDKVLPLSQQVHAATKVNPNGTVTAVWPSAEDGATTRVLMADPDVEEGKSLAVFVDPYTAEVRGQLPSYGGSGALPLRTWIDELHRDLHLGDLGRNYSELAASWLWVIALGGLALWIGRKRKNRRALLVPERGPKSRRRTLSWHGTVGLWAVTGLVLLSATGLTWSRYAGENIGAVQDQLGGATPTVSATLEGAAGGSSEHEGHGGGHQAPAAKGPDVGIDRIVEAARAEGIEGKTSVVLPSEGKGYVVKETDTQFPVHLDSVAVDPADGAVMDELRFADYPVLAQLTRFGIDAHTGVFLGLFNQLALAALALSLILLILWGYRMWWLRRPGRPVARGAWRKVPATMLLPLLAATALVGWFVPMLGISLLAFLVVDLALGLVARARSRA
- a CDS encoding winged helix-turn-helix domain-containing protein — protein: MAHTQTGTASLTAVRPLRPRLRAVDPDEVVDLSRVADFLPPGATLLPAPPNALPTLPGRPPMVGYLVLLPVDQEEPAPAPGPGPVAEEQGPVAIDNAQRTAVVDGQPMDLTYLEFELLAHLVAHPHRVHTRDQLVTTVWGYGHVGDGRTVDVHVARLRRKLGAEHRRTIQTVRRVGYKYTP
- the glnII gene encoding glutamine synthetase, with the translated sequence MTFKAEYIWIDGTEPTAKLRSKTKILPGTGATLEELPIWGFDGSSTNQAKGHASDRVLKPVFVCPDPIRGGADILVMCEVLNTDMTPHESNTRAALAEVYAKYAAQEPIFGIEQEYTFFDGERPLGFPVGGFPAPQGGYYCGVGADEIFGRDIVEAHLENCLTAGLGISGINAEVMPGQWEFQVGPLAPLEVADQLWIARWLLYRTAEDFKVSATLDPKPVKGDWNGAGAHTNFSTKAMREGYDAIITAAESLGEGSKPLDHVKNYGAGIDDRLTGLHETAPWDQYSYGVSDRGASVRIPWQVEQDQKGYIEDRRPNANVDPYTVTRLLVDTCCEALEKAGQV
- a CDS encoding RNA-guided endonuclease TnpB family protein — its product is MQLRYNFRVYPDASQRSALAKAFGCARVVWNDCLRDRREAHAAGLPYVKSAELSRVRITQAKRNAERAWLADVSAVVLQQSLRDLDTAYKNFFDSVGGKRKGRRVSPPRYKSKKDARQSIRLNTNAFSLQEDGRVYVAKIGTIKVKWSRRLPAAPTSLTVVLDSSGRYFMSFVVNTEPEVLPEVESEVGIDLGLTTFAVLSDGTKISSPRFLRRSEKKLRRLQKDLSRKVKGSKNRAKARIKLARQHAKVADRRRDWHHKASTQIIRDNQAVYVEDLAVAGLARTRLAKSVHDAGWSAFVNMLEYKAARHGRYFGKIGRFEPTSQVCSSCGIKDGPKPLHVREWTCKACGAVHDRDDNASKNTLAAGRADRLNASQSADKTRTRVLAQCDEAGSHRDGHATVAGIPAP